The window ACCTGGTGGTGGGGCGGGGGTCCGAGCTGGAGGCGCTCGCCTCGGATCTCGACGCCGTGGCCCGGGGCGGGGCGAGGTGCCGGGCGGTGGTCGGCCCGAACGGCGCGGGCAAGACGTTCCTGCTCGCCGTCCTCCACCGGGCCGCCCTCGCCAAGAACCTGGTGGCGACCCGGGTGGACCTGACCCCCTCTCACCGCCTGCACAGCACCGGGGGCCACGCCCAGGCCCTGTACCGGGCCATCACGGCCGGGCTCGCCACCAGGGTCCGCCCCGAGGGGGGCGCCCTGCCGGCGGTGCTGGAGCGGGTGGTGAGCGCCGTGGTGGCGAAGGCCGTGGAGGAGGGACGGGGGCCCGACCGGGCCCTCCG is drawn from Actinomycetota bacterium and contains these coding sequences:
- a CDS encoding ATP-binding protein, which codes for MTEIAERAVEREPVRPRERDAIIAALRVGEVPATGLHHLVVGRGSELEALASDLDAVARGGARCRAVVGPNGAGKTFLLAVLHRAALAKNLVATRVDLTPSHRLHSTGGHAQALYRAITAGLATRVRPEGGALPAVLERVVSAVVAKAVEEGRGPDRALR